The Streptomyces sp. NBC_00576 genome contains the following window.
ACAAGACCGACCTCGCACCGTACGTCGGCTCCGACCTCGGCCGGATGGCCACCGACGCGAAGGCGGCGCGCGGGGACGGGCCCGTCGTCTTCCAGTCGCTGCGCAGCGAGGCAGGCGTCACGGAGGTCGCCGTATGGGTGCGGGCGCAGCTCACGGCGTGGACGGCATGACCATCGGCGTACGGGCCACCGCGCGGATCGTCGCCCGGGCGGACGGCCGGGGCGGCACCGCCCTGCCGGTGCTCGACGGGGACGGCCCGCTGGCACTGCGTCGCATCCGCGCGCACGGCGACGAGGCCCGCGTCATGCTGGTCGGCGCCATGAGCGGGCCGCTCGGCGGCGACCACCTCGCCGTCGAGGCGGAGGTGGGGGAGGGTGCCCGACTGCATCTGGCGTCGGCCGCGGCCACCATCGCACTGCCGGGGCAGGCGAAGGGCGAGGCCCGCTACGACGTACGGATCGTTGTCGCGGAGGGAGGCGAACTCCGTTGGCTGCCCGAGCAGTTGATCTGCGCCCAGGGCAGCGAGCTGTATGTCGGCACGCGCGTCGATCTCGCGCCGGGCGCCCGGTTCGTGTTTCGCGAGGAGCAGGTGCTGGGTCGCTCCGGCGAGGAACCCGGACGGCTCGGCAGCCGTCTCACGGTGCGGGTCGGGGGACGGGTCGTCCTCGACCAGGAGCTGGCCTGCGGCCCCGGAGCGCCCGGCGGCTGGGACGGGCCCGCCGTGCTGGCGGGACATCGCGCACTCGGTCAACTCGTCGTCGTACGGCCGGAGTTCGTGGACACGCCGGTCGAGGCTCGGTTGCTGGGGGAGGGCGCCGCGCTCGTTCCGCTCGCCGGACCCGCCGCGCTGGTGACAGCGGTCGCGCCGGACGCGCGGCGGCTGCGCCGGGTGCTGGACGAGGCGCTGGCGGTCCTGGAACCGTCCGCCAACAGCTGATCACCCGGCCCGCCCGGCGCGCATCCGCTCAGCACGCCAAATCCGCACACCACACCGAATGTCCGTTGAGCGAAACTCTCTTCACCGTTTATCGGATTGGTAAAGAACCCTGCCCACCCCCTGTTCACAGGTCCCGCACAGCGGCGAGGATCGATCCCCGTCACCGACCGACATCAACTACCCACGGGGAGATCCCACTTGAGAGGCACCAGGCCGACGAAACGAGCCG
Protein-coding sequences here:
- a CDS encoding urease accessory protein UreD → MGAGAAHGVDGMTIGVRATARIVARADGRGGTALPVLDGDGPLALRRIRAHGDEARVMLVGAMSGPLGGDHLAVEAEVGEGARLHLASAAATIALPGQAKGEARYDVRIVVAEGGELRWLPEQLICAQGSELYVGTRVDLAPGARFVFREEQVLGRSGEEPGRLGSRLTVRVGGRVVLDQELACGPGAPGGWDGPAVLAGHRALGQLVVVRPEFVDTPVEARLLGEGAALVPLAGPAALVTAVAPDARRLRRVLDEALAVLEPSANS